From Variovorax sp. J2L1-78, the proteins below share one genomic window:
- the bla gene encoding class A beta-lactamase: MQRRAFLLAGSAAAAGVPALAATDPALKPFRAKVAQAKLNRIEADSGGRLGVCILDTATGRRLVHRAGERFPMCSTFKLLAAAMVLQRVDQGQERLDRPIAIERAVILPHSPATEPNVGGTMTMGALCEATLTQSDNAAANLMLTSFGGPAALTAYLRALGDPVTRLDRNEPGLNEAIAGDPRDTTTPAAMLGLVRKLVLGDALKPGSRVQLRDWLIANKTGGQKIRAGLPAGWQAGDKTGGGAFGTNNDVAIVWPPGRRPILVSAYLTQTTAPLAQRDAALAAVAALIPDFIGA, translated from the coding sequence ATGCAGCGGCGCGCGTTTCTGCTGGCGGGGTCGGCCGCCGCCGCCGGTGTCCCCGCTTTGGCTGCGACCGATCCGGCCCTCAAGCCCTTCCGCGCGAAAGTCGCGCAGGCCAAGCTCAATCGCATCGAGGCAGACAGCGGCGGGCGCCTGGGCGTCTGCATCCTGGACACCGCCACCGGACGGCGCCTGGTCCACCGCGCCGGCGAGCGCTTCCCGATGTGCAGCACCTTCAAGCTGCTGGCCGCGGCGATGGTGCTCCAGCGGGTCGACCAAGGCCAGGAACGGCTCGACCGGCCGATCGCCATCGAGCGCGCAGTGATCCTTCCTCACTCCCCCGCGACCGAGCCGAATGTCGGCGGCACGATGACGATGGGCGCTCTGTGCGAAGCGACGCTCACGCAGAGCGACAACGCCGCCGCCAACCTCATGCTGACCAGCTTCGGCGGGCCAGCCGCCCTCACCGCCTACCTGCGCGCACTGGGCGACCCCGTGACCCGGCTCGACCGCAACGAGCCCGGCCTGAACGAAGCGATCGCCGGCGACCCGCGCGACACGACGACGCCGGCCGCCATGCTCGGCCTCGTGCGCAAGCTGGTGCTTGGCGACGCACTCAAGCCCGGTTCGCGCGTGCAGCTGCGGGATTGGCTGATCGCCAACAAGACGGGTGGACAGAAGATCCGCGCGGGCCTTCCTGCCGGTTGGCAGGCGGGCGACAAGACGGGCGGCGGCGCCTTCGGCACCAACAACGACGTGGCCATCGTCTGGCCACCGGGACGGCGGCCGATCCTGGTGTCGGCCTACCTCACGCAGACGACCGCCCCACTCGCGCAACGGGACGCCGCACTCGCTGCGGTCGCAGCGCTGATCCCCGATTTCATCGGCGCCTGA
- the smc gene encoding chromosome segregation protein SMC, whose amino-acid sequence MRLNSIKLSGFKSFAEPTNFLLPGQLVGVVGPNGCGKSNIMDAVRWVLGESRASELRGESMQDVIFNGTTTRKQASRSSVELVFDNADHRAGGQWSQFTEIAVRRVLTRDGTSSYYINNQPVRRRDVQDVFLGTGLGPRAYAIIGQGTISRIIESKPEELRLFLEEAAGVSKYKERRRETENRLGDTRENLTRVEDILRELNANLERLEKQAEVAKRYNTLTADATRKQHQLWFLKRSESEADQAKIKADADKALNDLESRTADLRRIESELETVRQAHYAAGDQVNQAQGKLYEASAEVGRLEGEIRFVVEGRQRVEQRLIQLREQIGQWSGRKEDAEAEIETLAGQGVDAEEQAELLAAQLEEHDARLPELEDAQQRAQNEANAQRTSVSQVQQQIQVLAADQRNIEEQSRQLTMRSERLRADKQALAAPDEAKLQDLQFQFSAAQEAAAEADARLQDLQESVPQLDDDRRTRQQTVNAEGARHAELSARLEALKALQEKVKTDGKLAPWLAKHGLDGLQGLWSRIHIEQGWENALESALRERLGALEVSRLDMVRAFGNDAPPAKLAFYNPPSAGAPEGSATLPRLSDLLRLNDAGLQALLVDWLHGCYTAPSFEEALAQREKLQPGEAIFVQSGHAVTTHSVSFYAQDSEQAGLLARQQEMENLERQLRAQTLISDEARTALVRAEAAYADAAQRLVSVRREAADTQSRAHELQVETLRLTQLAEQTRARSEQLAADLGEVDAQLEELQERRIAADGRFEELDMQLADAQERHAQLDERVIEAGRALAASRDQHRSLERQAQEATFTRRSVEARRGELSRAIETAAQQTVSLADEQERAQAELGRLSDAAAQAGLQDALSLKLERETSLGAARSQYDDLTMKLRASDERRLQLERELDPLRQRITEFQLKEQAARLGVEQYSTLLADAQADLEAVAASIETDKVRLVGLQSEIERIHREVAALGAVNLAALEELATASERKTFLDAQSADLNEAINTLEDAIRKIDGETRELLGGTFKIVNEHFSRMFPELFGGGNARLVMTGDEILDAGVQVLAQPPGKKNQTIHLLSGGEKALTAIALVFAIFQLNPAPFCLLDEVDAPLDDANTERYAKLVSAMSKSTQFLFISHNKIAMEMAEQLIGVTMQEQGVSRIVAVDMESAVSMVEA is encoded by the coding sequence GTGCGTCTCAATTCCATCAAGCTTTCCGGCTTCAAGTCGTTCGCCGAACCCACCAACTTCCTGCTGCCGGGCCAACTGGTCGGCGTGGTGGGACCCAACGGCTGCGGCAAGTCGAACATCATGGATGCGGTGCGCTGGGTGCTGGGCGAATCGCGTGCCTCCGAGTTGCGCGGCGAGTCGATGCAGGACGTGATCTTCAACGGCACGACCACCCGCAAGCAGGCCAGCCGATCCAGCGTCGAGCTGGTGTTCGACAACGCCGACCATCGCGCCGGCGGCCAGTGGTCGCAGTTCACCGAGATCGCGGTGCGCCGCGTGCTCACGCGCGACGGCACCAGCAGCTACTACATCAACAACCAGCCGGTGCGCCGCCGCGACGTGCAGGACGTGTTCCTGGGCACCGGGCTCGGCCCGCGCGCCTACGCCATCATCGGCCAGGGCACGATCAGCCGGATCATCGAATCCAAGCCCGAGGAACTGCGCCTGTTCCTCGAGGAAGCCGCGGGCGTCTCCAAGTACAAGGAACGCCGCCGGGAGACCGAGAACCGCCTGGGCGACACGCGCGAAAACCTCACGCGCGTCGAAGACATCCTGCGTGAACTCAACGCCAACCTCGAGCGCCTGGAGAAGCAGGCCGAGGTGGCGAAGCGCTACAACACGCTCACGGCGGATGCCACGCGCAAGCAGCATCAGCTGTGGTTCTTGAAGCGCAGCGAGAGCGAGGCCGACCAGGCCAAGATCAAGGCCGATGCCGACAAGGCACTGAACGACCTCGAGTCGCGCACCGCCGACCTGCGTCGCATCGAATCCGAGCTGGAAACGGTCCGCCAGGCGCACTACGCGGCCGGCGACCAGGTCAACCAGGCGCAGGGTAAGCTCTACGAAGCCAGCGCCGAGGTCGGCCGGCTCGAAGGCGAGATCCGCTTCGTGGTCGAAGGCCGCCAACGCGTCGAGCAACGGCTGATCCAGTTGCGCGAGCAGATCGGGCAGTGGAGCGGCCGCAAGGAAGACGCCGAGGCCGAGATCGAGACGCTGGCCGGGCAGGGCGTTGATGCCGAGGAGCAGGCCGAACTGCTGGCCGCGCAGCTGGAAGAACACGACGCGCGCCTGCCCGAACTGGAAGACGCGCAGCAGCGTGCGCAGAACGAAGCCAATGCGCAGCGCACGAGCGTGTCGCAGGTGCAGCAGCAGATTCAGGTGCTGGCCGCCGACCAGCGCAACATCGAAGAGCAGAGCCGCCAGCTGACGATGCGCAGCGAACGCCTGCGCGCCGACAAGCAGGCGCTGGCCGCGCCCGACGAGGCGAAGCTGCAGGACCTGCAGTTCCAGTTCTCCGCGGCGCAAGAGGCCGCCGCCGAAGCCGACGCCCGCCTGCAGGATCTGCAGGAATCGGTGCCGCAGCTCGACGACGATCGCCGCACCCGGCAGCAGACCGTGAACGCCGAGGGCGCCCGCCATGCCGAGCTGTCGGCACGCCTCGAAGCGCTCAAGGCGCTGCAGGAGAAGGTCAAGACCGACGGCAAGCTCGCGCCCTGGTTGGCCAAGCATGGCCTCGACGGGCTGCAGGGGCTGTGGAGCCGCATCCACATCGAGCAGGGCTGGGAGAACGCGCTCGAATCGGCGCTGCGCGAACGCCTGGGCGCGCTCGAGGTGTCGCGCCTGGACATGGTCCGCGCCTTCGGCAACGATGCGCCGCCGGCCAAGCTGGCCTTCTACAACCCGCCGTCGGCGGGCGCGCCGGAGGGCAGCGCCACGCTGCCGCGCCTGTCGGACCTGTTGCGCCTGAACGATGCCGGCCTGCAGGCCTTGCTGGTCGACTGGCTGCACGGCTGCTACACCGCGCCCAGCTTCGAAGAGGCACTGGCGCAGCGCGAGAAGCTGCAGCCCGGCGAAGCCATCTTCGTCCAGAGCGGCCATGCCGTCACGACGCACAGCGTGAGCTTCTACGCGCAGGATTCGGAGCAGGCCGGCCTGCTCGCACGCCAGCAGGAGATGGAAAACCTGGAGCGCCAGTTACGCGCCCAGACGCTGATCAGCGACGAGGCGCGGACGGCGCTGGTGCGCGCCGAAGCGGCCTACGCCGACGCGGCGCAGCGCCTGGTCAGCGTGCGTCGCGAAGCCGCCGACACGCAGTCGCGCGCGCACGAGCTGCAGGTCGAGACGCTGCGCCTCACGCAACTGGCCGAGCAGACCCGCGCCCGCAGCGAACAGCTGGCGGCCGACCTCGGCGAGGTCGACGCCCAGCTCGAGGAACTGCAGGAACGCCGCATCGCCGCCGACGGCCGTTTCGAAGAACTCGACATGCAGCTGGCCGATGCACAGGAGCGGCATGCGCAGCTGGACGAGCGCGTGATCGAGGCCGGCCGCGCGCTGGCCGCGAGCCGCGACCAGCACCGCAGCCTGGAACGCCAGGCGCAGGAAGCCACGTTCACCCGGCGCAGCGTCGAGGCGCGTCGCGGCGAACTGAGCCGCGCGATCGAGACGGCGGCGCAGCAGACGGTGTCGCTGGCCGACGAGCAGGAGCGTGCGCAGGCCGAGCTCGGCCGCCTGTCCGACGCCGCGGCGCAGGCCGGGCTGCAGGACGCGCTGTCGCTCAAGCTCGAGCGCGAGACGTCGTTGGGCGCTGCGCGCAGCCAGTACGACGACCTCACGATGAAGCTGCGCGCCAGCGACGAACGCCGTCTGCAGCTGGAGCGCGAGCTCGACCCGCTGCGCCAGCGCATCACCGAATTCCAGCTGAAGGAACAGGCTGCGCGCTTGGGCGTCGAGCAGTATTCGACGCTGCTGGCCGACGCGCAGGCCGACCTCGAGGCGGTCGCCGCGTCGATCGAGACCGACAAGGTGCGGCTGGTCGGTCTTCAGAGCGAGATCGAGCGCATCCACCGCGAGGTCGCGGCGCTGGGTGCGGTCAACCTGGCCGCGCTGGAAGAGCTGGCAACCGCCAGCGAGCGCAAGACCTTCCTCGACGCGCAGTCGGCCGACCTGAACGAAGCCATCAACACGCTGGAAGACGCCATCCGCAAGATCGACGGCGAGACCCGCGAGCTGCTCGGCGGCACCTTCAAGATCGTCAACGAGCACTTCAGTCGCATGTTCCCCGAGCTGTTCGGCGGCGGCAACGCGCGCCTGGTGATGACCGGCGATGAAATCCTCGACGCCGGCGTGCAGGTGCTGGCGCAACCGCCGGGCAAGAAGAACCAGACCATCCACCTGCTGTCCGGCGGCGAGAAGGCGCTGACGGCCATCGCGCTGGTCTTCGCGATCTTCCAGCTCAACCCCGCGCCCTTCTGCCTGCTGGACGAAGTGGACGCGCCGCTGGACGACGCCAACACCGAGCGCTACGCCAAGCTGGTGTCCGCCATGAGCAAGAGCACCCAGTTCCTCTTCATCAGCCACAACAAGATCGCGATGGAGATGGCCGAACAGCTCATCGGCGTGACCATGCAGGAGCAGGGCGTCTCGCGCATCGTGGCGGTGGACATGGAATCCGCCGTGTCGATGGTCGAAGCATGA
- a CDS encoding disulfide bond formation protein B: MIDWYFGAPRRAFALICLACVAMLAFGMYLQHVVGLEPCPMCIVQRYALVLVAVITGLTALARGRGLQATGAALALIVAIGGAYTAARQSWLQWYPPEFGSCGRDIYGMIETFPLQRAIPMIFRGSGDCTKIDWTFLGLSIANWSFLCFVAFAVLLLVLLVKRPPRA, from the coding sequence TTGATCGACTGGTATTTCGGCGCACCGCGCCGCGCGTTCGCGCTGATCTGCCTGGCCTGCGTGGCCATGCTGGCCTTCGGCATGTACCTCCAGCATGTGGTCGGCCTCGAGCCGTGCCCGATGTGCATCGTGCAGCGCTACGCGCTCGTCCTGGTGGCGGTGATCACCGGGCTGACCGCCCTGGCACGCGGGCGGGGGCTGCAGGCCACCGGCGCCGCACTGGCACTGATCGTGGCCATCGGCGGCGCCTACACCGCGGCCCGCCAGAGCTGGCTGCAGTGGTACCCGCCGGAATTCGGTTCCTGCGGGCGCGACATCTACGGGATGATCGAGACCTTTCCACTGCAGCGGGCGATCCCGATGATCTTCCGCGGCAGCGGCGACTGCACCAAGATCGACTGGACCTTCCTGGGGTTGTCGATCGCGAACTGGTCCTTCCTGTGCTTCGTGGCGTTCGCGGTGCTGTTGCTGGTGCTGCTGGTCAAGCGCCCGCCACGCGCCTGA
- a CDS encoding mobilization protein: MSSINFIGGEKGGVGKSVTSRVLAQYFIDHSKPFTGFDTDRSHSSFTRFYEGFASPVVVDSFEGLDKVVNGFEHNPQQSVIVDLAAQTLAPLSRWIKESDLFDVFAELGVAVNFWHVLDDGKDSTDLLGTLIDTFGDRPNYIVVQNYGRGSDFGMLLGSQSLQKAVAHGARVIALPRLHDASMRKIDAQNSSFWKAVNDREGPHALGLLERQRVKTWLGTAYAAFDTLPL, from the coding sequence ATGAGCTCCATCAATTTCATCGGCGGCGAAAAAGGTGGCGTCGGCAAGTCGGTCACGTCGCGGGTGCTGGCGCAGTACTTCATCGACCACAGCAAGCCCTTCACCGGCTTCGACACCGACCGTTCGCACAGCTCCTTCACGCGCTTCTACGAAGGCTTCGCCTCGCCGGTGGTGGTCGACAGCTTCGAGGGCCTCGACAAGGTGGTCAACGGCTTCGAGCACAACCCGCAGCAGAGCGTGATCGTCGACCTGGCGGCGCAGACGCTGGCGCCGCTGTCGCGCTGGATCAAGGAATCGGACCTGTTCGACGTGTTCGCCGAACTCGGCGTGGCGGTCAACTTCTGGCACGTGCTGGACGACGGCAAGGATTCCACCGACCTGCTGGGCACGCTGATCGACACCTTCGGCGACCGCCCCAACTACATCGTGGTGCAGAACTACGGCCGCGGTAGCGACTTCGGCATGCTGCTCGGTTCGCAATCGCTGCAGAAGGCGGTCGCCCACGGCGCACGCGTGATCGCGCTGCCGCGCCTGCACGATGCCAGCATGCGCAAGATCGATGCGCAGAACAGCAGCTTCTGGAAGGCCGTCAACGACCGCGAAGGCCCGCATGCCCTCGGTCTGCTCGAGCGCCAGCGCGTGAAGACCTGGCTGGGCACGGCCTACGCGGCCTTCGACACGCTGCCGCTTTGA
- the cysT gene encoding sulfate ABC transporter permease subunit CysT has protein sequence MSGAPSSALSSAAAPVSRARGTRRVLPGFNLTLGYTVFYLCLIVLIPLSALVFKTFTLTWDQFWVAVTAPRVMASYRLTFGASFIAALVNLVFGLLVAWVLVRYKFPGKKIVDALVDLPFALPTAVAGISLTALLAGNGWIGQYLEPHGIKLAFTPAGIVIALIFIGLPFVVRTVQPVLEDTEKELEEAATSLGATRLQTFTRVILPSILPALLTGFAMAFARAVGEYGSVIFIAGNMPMISEITPLIIIGKLEQYDYAGATAVALVMLVISFLLLLVINALQGWQRRRSAT, from the coding sequence ATGAGCGGCGCCCCCTCGTCGGCGCTGTCGTCCGCGGCAGCGCCGGTTTCGCGTGCGCGTGGCACCCGGCGCGTGCTGCCGGGTTTCAATCTGACGCTCGGCTACACGGTCTTCTACCTCTGCCTGATCGTGCTGATTCCGCTGTCGGCACTGGTCTTCAAGACCTTCACGCTGACCTGGGACCAGTTCTGGGTGGCCGTCACCGCGCCGCGGGTGATGGCGTCGTACCGGCTGACCTTCGGTGCGTCGTTCATCGCGGCGCTGGTCAACCTCGTGTTTGGCCTGCTGGTGGCCTGGGTGCTGGTGCGCTACAAGTTCCCGGGCAAGAAGATCGTCGATGCGCTGGTCGACCTGCCGTTTGCGCTGCCCACGGCCGTGGCCGGCATCTCGCTGACCGCGCTGCTGGCCGGCAACGGCTGGATCGGCCAGTACCTCGAGCCGCACGGCATCAAGCTGGCGTTCACGCCGGCGGGCATCGTGATCGCGCTGATCTTCATCGGCCTGCCTTTCGTGGTGCGCACGGTGCAGCCGGTGCTGGAAGACACCGAGAAGGAACTGGAAGAAGCCGCGACCTCGCTCGGTGCGACCCGGCTGCAGACCTTCACCCGCGTGATCCTGCCTTCCATCCTGCCGGCGCTGCTCACGGGCTTCGCCATGGCCTTCGCGCGCGCGGTGGGCGAGTACGGCTCGGTCATCTTCATCGCCGGCAACATGCCGATGATCTCGGAAATCACGCCGCTCATCATCATCGGCAAGCTGGAACAGTACGACTACGCCGGCGCCACCGCGGTGGCGCTGGTGATGCTGGTGATCTCGTTCCTGCTGCTATTGGTGATTAACGCATTGCAAGGCTGGCAGCGCCGGCGATCGGCGACCTGA
- the cysW gene encoding sulfate ABC transporter permease subunit CysW, with protein sequence MSAPKKVIRRARAGTTEAPWVRWTLIGLALLFMFLFLVLPLAAVATEALRKGFGAYVEALKEPDAWSAIRLTLITAAIAVPLNLVFGVAAAWAIAKYEFRGKAVLTTLVDLPFAVSPVVAGLIYVLVFGAQGWLGPWLAAHDVKIIFAVPGIVLATVFVTFPFIARELIPLMQAQGTDEEQAAIVLGATGWQTFWRVTLPNIKWGLLYGVILCNARAMGEFGAVSVVSGHIRGQTNTMPLHVEVLYNEYQSVAAFAVASLLAILALVTLVIKSVIEWRHEREMKAIAELPPERPQAA encoded by the coding sequence ATGAGTGCTCCGAAAAAAGTGATTCGCCGCGCACGCGCCGGTACCACCGAAGCGCCCTGGGTCCGCTGGACCCTGATCGGGCTCGCGCTGCTCTTCATGTTCCTGTTCCTCGTGCTGCCGCTGGCTGCGGTGGCGACCGAGGCGCTGCGCAAGGGCTTCGGCGCGTACGTCGAGGCGCTGAAGGAACCCGACGCCTGGAGCGCGATCCGCCTCACGCTGATCACCGCGGCCATCGCCGTGCCGCTGAACCTCGTCTTCGGTGTGGCCGCGGCCTGGGCCATCGCCAAGTACGAGTTCCGCGGCAAGGCCGTGCTCACCACGCTGGTCGACCTGCCGTTCGCGGTGTCGCCCGTGGTGGCCGGCCTGATCTACGTGCTGGTCTTCGGTGCACAGGGCTGGCTCGGCCCCTGGCTCGCGGCACACGATGTGAAGATCATCTTCGCCGTGCCCGGCATCGTGCTGGCCACCGTCTTCGTGACCTTCCCCTTCATCGCGCGCGAACTGATTCCGCTGATGCAGGCACAGGGTACCGACGAGGAGCAGGCGGCCATCGTGCTCGGCGCCACCGGCTGGCAGACCTTCTGGCGCGTGACGCTGCCCAACATCAAGTGGGGCCTGCTGTACGGCGTGATCCTGTGCAATGCGCGCGCCATGGGCGAGTTCGGTGCGGTGTCCGTGGTGTCGGGCCACATCCGCGGTCAGACCAACACCATGCCGCTGCACGTCGAGGTGCTCTACAACGAGTACCAGTCGGTCGCGGCCTTCGCCGTCGCGTCACTGCTGGCCATCCTGGCGCTGGTCACGCTGGTCATCAAGTCGGTGATCGAGTGGCGCCACGAGCGCGAGATGAAGGCCATTGCCGAGCTGCCCCCCGAGCGCCCGCAGGCCGCCTAA
- a CDS encoding sulfate/molybdate ABC transporter ATP-binding protein, giving the protein MSIEIRNVSKQFGDFRALNDVNLDIASGELVALLGPSGCGKTTLLRIIAGLETADAGSILFSGEDTTDVHVRERQVGFVFQHYALFRHMTVFENVAFGLRVKPRRERPSEAQIKQKVTDLLKLVQLDWLADRYPSQLSGGQRQRIALARALAVEPKVLLLDEPFGALDAKVRKELRRWLRRLHDELHVTSIFVTHDQEEALEVADRVVVINKGRIEQVGSPQEVWDHPASPFVYGFLGDVNLFHGRAHEGEVQLEGIRLQAPEHSGVQDSKALAYVRPHDIEIQPYAAGARTGDASRGLVAKISRAIVVGPIARLELEPVETSPDNPASGAIIEAQLPAQQFRDLGLAEGDTVVATPRKARVFVEDWVSP; this is encoded by the coding sequence ATGAGCATCGAAATCCGCAACGTCAGCAAGCAGTTCGGCGACTTCCGCGCGTTGAACGACGTCAACCTCGACATCGCCTCCGGCGAGCTGGTCGCACTGCTCGGCCCTTCGGGCTGCGGCAAGACCACGCTGCTGCGCATCATCGCGGGGCTGGAAACGGCCGACGCCGGCAGCATCCTGTTCTCGGGCGAGGACACCACCGACGTGCACGTGCGCGAGCGCCAGGTCGGCTTCGTGTTCCAGCACTACGCGCTGTTCCGCCACATGACCGTCTTCGAGAACGTCGCCTTCGGCCTGCGCGTGAAACCGCGGCGCGAGCGCCCCTCGGAGGCGCAGATCAAGCAGAAGGTCACCGATCTGCTCAAGCTGGTGCAGCTCGACTGGCTGGCCGACCGTTACCCCTCGCAGCTCTCGGGTGGCCAGCGCCAGCGCATCGCGCTGGCCCGCGCGCTCGCGGTGGAGCCGAAGGTGCTGCTGCTCGACGAGCCGTTCGGCGCATTGGATGCGAAGGTGCGCAAGGAGCTGCGCCGCTGGCTGCGCCGCCTACACGACGAGCTGCACGTCACCTCGATCTTCGTGACGCACGACCAGGAAGAGGCACTCGAGGTGGCCGACCGCGTGGTGGTCATCAACAAGGGCAGGATCGAGCAGGTCGGCTCGCCGCAGGAGGTCTGGGACCACCCGGCCAGCCCCTTCGTCTACGGCTTCCTGGGCGACGTGAACCTGTTCCACGGCCGCGCGCACGAGGGCGAGGTGCAGCTTGAAGGCATCCGCCTGCAGGCGCCCGAGCACAGCGGCGTGCAGGACAGCAAGGCGCTCGCGTATGTGCGGCCGCACGACATCGAGATTCAGCCCTATGCCGCTGGCGCCCGGACGGGCGATGCCTCGCGCGGCCTGGTCGCAAAGATTTCTCGCGCGATCGTCGTCGGACCCATCGCGCGGCTGGAACTCGAACCCGTCGAAACGAGTCCTGATAATCCTGCATCCGGAGCCATCATCGAAGCGCAACTCCCTGCGCAACAGTTCCGGGACCTGGGCCTCGCCGAGGGCGACACCGTCGTCGCCACGCCGCGCAAGGCCCGGGTGTTTGTAGAGGATTGGGTGTCTCCTTGA
- a CDS encoding cell division protein ZipA C-terminal FtsZ-binding domain-containing protein: protein MSSLTIALAVLGGLFLAAVVGYDTWMSRRNAPRQPDAPPPTGFDELPPTRSDEEPVLHVEPHPTPGNERHEPLFDPDLPAPSALPIPMADRRGGLDPLIDVIAPVSLDGLVSGDAAIAAMPATRRAGSKPVAIEGLNEHNGEWEPPVAGQRYGAFQVGVQLANRTGALNEIEYSEFVVKAQAFADAVGGAPEFPEMLDEVARARELDQFASAHDAQLAFVLRARHAAWSPGYVQQNAARLGFVAGMIPGRMVLPAAEAGLPPITGLSFDTQAALADDPAQSAIRELTLSLDVPQVDRGERPFARMREAAATLAREMDGVVTDSDGQLLREDTMDAIGADLEQLYDTLDSRDLAAGSHLARRLFS from the coding sequence ATGAGCAGCCTCACCATCGCCCTGGCCGTCCTCGGCGGCCTCTTCCTCGCCGCCGTGGTGGGCTACGACACCTGGATGTCGCGCCGCAATGCGCCGCGCCAGCCCGACGCGCCACCGCCCACCGGCTTCGACGAGCTGCCGCCCACACGGTCGGACGAAGAGCCGGTGCTGCATGTCGAACCGCACCCCACGCCCGGCAACGAGCGGCACGAGCCGCTGTTCGACCCCGACCTGCCGGCGCCCAGCGCCCTGCCGATCCCGATGGCCGATCGACGCGGCGGGCTGGACCCGCTGATCGACGTCATCGCGCCGGTGTCGCTCGACGGCCTGGTGTCGGGCGATGCTGCCATCGCCGCCATGCCCGCCACCCGGCGCGCCGGCAGCAAGCCGGTGGCCATCGAGGGCCTGAACGAACACAACGGCGAATGGGAGCCCCCGGTGGCCGGCCAGCGCTACGGCGCCTTCCAGGTGGGCGTGCAGCTGGCCAACCGCACCGGCGCGCTCAACGAGATCGAGTATTCCGAGTTCGTGGTGAAGGCGCAGGCCTTCGCCGACGCGGTGGGTGGTGCACCGGAGTTTCCCGAGATGCTCGACGAAGTGGCGCGTGCGCGCGAGCTCGACCAGTTCGCGAGCGCGCACGACGCGCAACTCGCCTTCGTGCTGCGCGCACGGCACGCGGCCTGGAGCCCCGGCTATGTGCAGCAGAACGCGGCGCGGCTGGGCTTCGTCGCCGGGATGATCCCGGGCCGGATGGTGCTGCCGGCGGCCGAAGCGGGCCTGCCGCCGATCACCGGCCTGTCCTTCGACACCCAGGCGGCGCTGGCGGACGACCCGGCGCAGTCGGCCATCCGCGAGCTGACCCTGAGCCTCGACGTGCCGCAGGTCGACCGCGGCGAGCGGCCCTTTGCGCGCATGCGCGAAGCCGCTGCCACACTGGCCCGCGAGATGGATGGCGTGGTGACCGACAGCGACGGCCAGCTGCTGCGCGAGGACACCATGGACGCCATCGGCGCCGACCTCGAGCAGCTCTACGACACGCTGGATTCGCGCGACCTGGCGGCAGGGTCGCACCTGGCGCGGCGCCTGTTCAGCTGA